The following proteins come from a genomic window of Corynebacterium crudilactis:
- a CDS encoding LysR family substrate-binding domain-containing protein yields the protein MAERIPALLNELEDLERDVRAIGEGSAGVLRLGFVGTATFQLMPQLLKEIKTKLPNIEVRVSGEKLTPELERLLLERKIDAAVLRPPVSSPEMELESFGVDDFALAVSPGHPLLEREGPIPFVALADYSIVAFQEGSAAEEIIRTAAHQAGFDLRVAQHAPETSTVLALVSAGIGVALVPRGSIPQPMGNLQMLEIMNGPIIGLSMAWLKGNSSPILHRIKPLLAAAAEQSRGGKKQTSENAASPEGRQH from the coding sequence TTGGCAGAAAGAATCCCGGCACTACTCAATGAGTTAGAAGACCTCGAGCGCGATGTCCGTGCAATAGGGGAAGGTTCGGCAGGAGTTCTACGACTGGGTTTTGTGGGAACTGCAACATTTCAGCTGATGCCGCAACTTTTAAAGGAAATCAAGACGAAACTGCCGAATATCGAAGTCAGGGTAAGCGGCGAGAAACTAACTCCAGAGCTGGAACGACTTCTCCTGGAACGGAAAATTGATGCTGCAGTGCTCCGTCCCCCAGTATCTTCTCCTGAGATGGAGCTAGAGAGTTTCGGAGTGGATGACTTTGCTCTCGCGGTGAGCCCTGGCCATCCTTTGTTAGAGCGAGAGGGACCCATACCTTTTGTGGCACTCGCAGACTACTCCATCGTTGCTTTTCAGGAAGGCTCTGCAGCGGAGGAGATCATCCGGACAGCCGCTCATCAAGCTGGGTTTGATCTCCGCGTTGCCCAACACGCACCAGAAACCTCAACCGTTCTAGCATTGGTATCCGCAGGAATCGGCGTGGCCCTCGTACCGAGGGGATCTATCCCACAGCCGATGGGCAACTTGCAGATGTTGGAGATCATGAATGGGCCAATCATCGGACTTTCCATGGCGTGGCTGAAGGGAAATTCCTCACCTATATTGCACCGGATCAAACCCCTGCTGGCAGCAGCAGCGGAGCAGTCTCGTGGAGGAAAGAAACAGACATCGGAAAATGCTGCCTCCCCTGAGGGACGGCAGCATTAA
- a CDS encoding YczE/YyaS/YitT family protein: MAFAVAITVHAGLGTTTISSIPVVWAAASGLSLGITTFIVNGFLILGQMIILRSKFKPHMLVQFVWALLFGILCDLCLLITTWAQTDNYALSWFWVIFATILMSLGIFIQVLPNITFIAGEGIVAALVQVFPKMEFGSMKQIVDWTLVSIAALISWITMGGLVGVREGTVFAAFFIGFFVNKWRKLYLRSIGY, encoded by the coding sequence ATTGCCTTCGCCGTCGCCATCACCGTCCATGCAGGACTCGGCACAACCACGATTTCATCAATTCCCGTGGTGTGGGCTGCGGCCAGCGGATTGTCACTCGGAATCACGACTTTTATCGTCAACGGATTCCTCATCCTCGGCCAAATGATTATTCTGCGCTCCAAATTTAAACCACACATGCTGGTCCAATTTGTCTGGGCGCTGCTCTTCGGAATTCTTTGTGATTTATGCTTGCTCATCACCACTTGGGCACAAACAGATAACTACGCACTCTCCTGGTTCTGGGTTATCTTCGCGACAATCCTGATGTCCCTCGGCATTTTTATTCAAGTCCTACCCAACATCACTTTTATCGCTGGTGAAGGTATTGTTGCCGCTTTAGTGCAAGTATTTCCCAAAATGGAATTCGGATCGATGAAACAAATCGTCGACTGGACCTTAGTCTCCATCGCAGCCCTTATTTCATGGATCACTATGGGTGGGCTTGTCGGCGTACGCGAAGGAACAGTCTTTGCAGCATTTTTCATCGGATTCTTTGTGAATAAATGGCGCAAACTCTACCTCCGCTCCATCGGATACTAA
- a CDS encoding DUF6918 family protein — MTSLKDLLVSTNFDAAVQDMSAFIEETVGKQSGLSGIALKGAMAAATKVDSDIVAKGSRRLLPEMAESLDSLWQEYTNADAADFGTYLEANSTQALDAILSVADRNADNINVPGLDKVYKGVRGKAAKVIEQELPAIGQLIEKNAQ; from the coding sequence ATGACTTCACTCAAGGACTTACTTGTTTCCACTAATTTCGATGCGGCAGTACAAGATATGTCAGCATTCATCGAAGAAACTGTGGGCAAGCAATCCGGCCTCAGCGGCATCGCCCTCAAAGGTGCAATGGCGGCAGCAACCAAAGTAGATTCCGATATCGTAGCCAAGGGCTCACGCCGACTTCTGCCTGAAATGGCTGAATCTCTCGATAGCCTCTGGCAGGAATACACCAATGCTGATGCTGCAGATTTCGGCACTTACCTCGAAGCCAACAGCACTCAGGCTCTCGACGCCATCCTCAGCGTTGCCGACCGCAACGCAGACAACATTAACGTCCCAGGCTTGGACAAAGTTTACAAGGGCGTACGCGGAAAAGCTGCCAAAGTAATCGAGCAAGAACTTCCAGCAATTGGCCAGCTGATCGAAAAGAACGCACAATAG
- a CDS encoding DUF3566 domain-containing protein: protein MASREVSITRISPLATFRVALAMSIIGLVAWIICVTVLYFGLSAAGVWQNFNDVIGGVGAEQSITFGLVLSISALLGAIGAITVAVLAPLCAIIYNAIVDLFGGLKIQLQEEVD, encoded by the coding sequence ATGGCATCCCGAGAAGTATCCATCACCCGAATCTCACCGCTAGCAACTTTTAGAGTTGCACTAGCAATGTCCATCATTGGACTCGTGGCGTGGATCATCTGCGTGACCGTCCTCTACTTTGGACTTAGTGCAGCTGGCGTCTGGCAGAACTTCAATGACGTTATCGGCGGTGTTGGAGCAGAACAATCCATCACCTTCGGCCTCGTTTTAAGTATTTCCGCACTTCTGGGAGCTATCGGAGCGATTACCGTCGCTGTGCTTGCACCATTGTGTGCAATTATCTACAACGCGATAGTTGACCTCTTCGGTGGATTAAAGATTCAGCTTCAAGAAGAAGTTGATTAA
- a CDS encoding ROK family transcriptional regulator, with protein sequence MLAQRSLPIHITAPQSPIARVFHQIRATNADRTSLQHDLGLSQAGITRHVAALIDAGLVEETRTDTEMRSGRPRTKLGIDGRHLTAWGAHIGLRSIDVAVCDFAGRILRHNQIAHEVQHSTPEKTLNFVADQLRLLSAGLPEPRNVGFAFSAHLNSNGIITSSDYNWSEVDISRHLPFPASIGSGVAAMAGSEIIDTSLTQPSQSTLYFYAREMVSHAWIFNGTVHRPNSGRTPMAFGNTNTLKDAFRRGLTPTSFSDLVQLTRTNPLARTILNERAQKLADAVTTAVDVVDPETVVFAGEAFTLDPETLRIVVTQLRANTGSQLRIQRADTHILRTAATHVALHSIRQDPLAFA encoded by the coding sequence ATGCTCGCCCAGCGCTCCCTCCCGATACACATCACTGCTCCCCAATCGCCGATCGCCCGCGTATTTCATCAAATTCGCGCAACTAACGCCGATCGCACCTCCCTGCAGCATGATCTAGGTTTGTCACAAGCTGGAATCACACGACACGTTGCCGCCCTGATTGATGCAGGACTCGTAGAAGAAACTCGCACAGATACAGAGATGCGTTCTGGGCGCCCGCGCACCAAACTCGGTATTGATGGTCGTCATTTAACCGCTTGGGGTGCACATATCGGTTTGCGAAGTATTGATGTAGCTGTATGCGATTTCGCTGGACGCATACTTAGACATAATCAAATTGCGCACGAAGTACAACACTCAACACCCGAAAAAACTTTGAACTTTGTTGCCGATCAACTTCGTTTATTAAGTGCCGGATTGCCAGAACCACGCAATGTTGGCTTTGCCTTTTCTGCACATCTCAACAGCAATGGCATCATAACTTCCTCGGATTACAACTGGTCAGAGGTAGATATTTCCCGGCACCTCCCCTTCCCCGCAAGCATTGGATCTGGTGTTGCGGCGATGGCTGGATCAGAAATTATCGATACCTCATTAACCCAACCTTCGCAGTCCACACTATATTTCTACGCACGTGAAATGGTCTCCCATGCATGGATTTTCAACGGCACCGTTCACCGCCCCAATAGTGGACGCACGCCAATGGCTTTCGGCAATACAAATACTTTAAAAGATGCTTTTCGACGTGGCCTCACGCCGACATCATTTTCCGACCTAGTCCAACTTACCCGCACAAACCCCCTTGCTCGAACAATTTTGAATGAGCGAGCTCAAAAACTGGCCGATGCCGTTACTACAGCTGTTGACGTTGTCGATCCAGAAACTGTTGTATTTGCCGGCGAAGCTTTCACTTTGGATCCAGAAACTCTTCGAATCGTGGTTACCCAATTGCGCGCCAACACGGGAAGCCAATTAAGAATCCAGCGAGCCGATACTCATATCCTACGCACGGCTGCCACCCATGTGGCCCTGCATTCGATCCGTCAGGACCCTCTAGCTTTTGCCTAA
- a CDS encoding bifunctional metallophosphatase/5'-nucleotidase produces MPISKIRIVIAASAVVSSAIAGVSIAQAQEELAQFNITNITDYHGYISATKAHPGAAMLKCAVDNAADGLPQAFVSSGDNIGGSPFASSILDDEPTLDVLNQMGLDFSAVGNHEFDKGYADLTGRVADLANFEYLGANVEGGNPGLAPYGITELDGVKVAFVGTVSQETPMLVNSEGIEGITFSDPVAMTNRVADQLVESGEADVVVALFHEGISGTEQWSENIDAIFAGHTHQVRNLGTDQGPLIMQAGNYGHALADVDFSYNRSTDELIVNDARILGVEEINACGTPDSAISKIVAQAEIDAGEAGKEVVATIEDDFLRALDEGAESGSNYGAESQLVNMIANAVRWSMTTNTATTADIGLMNAGGLRADLFAGEVTYAEAFEIQPFAGEDSFVTLKGADFKDVLEQQWKENSARPVAALGVSDNVSYTYDINRPIGDRITSVSIDGAPLDPARDYVVAASVYLLSGNEGMEALTRGTAPAQTGIVDVQSTIGYLANNYVVPRYGQAQISVTPSSEFNAGETITLDLAGLRYTQSDTATEVTVSLGDVIVSAPIEPTLGAAGFGEAGTATVNVEIPADLSGAQELVITTDAGTHISMPVSVVGAQQPQPQPQPAGSSILGTGLLSGILGIFAGIFGAIGVVNWIDPTFIQHIQQRFFA; encoded by the coding sequence ATGCCTATTTCTAAGATTCGAATCGTCATTGCGGCCAGCGCCGTGGTGTCTTCAGCGATAGCCGGAGTATCTATTGCTCAAGCGCAGGAAGAGCTTGCGCAATTCAATATCACTAATATCACTGATTACCACGGATACATTTCCGCAACCAAGGCACATCCTGGTGCAGCGATGCTCAAATGTGCAGTGGACAATGCTGCGGATGGATTGCCTCAAGCATTTGTGTCATCCGGAGACAATATCGGCGGAAGCCCATTTGCCTCGTCCATCCTTGATGATGAACCTACTTTGGATGTATTAAATCAGATGGGGCTTGATTTCTCTGCGGTGGGAAACCACGAATTCGATAAAGGCTACGCAGATCTCACTGGCCGTGTCGCAGATCTTGCCAATTTTGAGTACTTGGGTGCCAACGTTGAGGGTGGAAATCCAGGTTTAGCTCCTTATGGCATCACTGAACTCGATGGAGTGAAAGTAGCATTCGTGGGCACCGTATCCCAAGAAACTCCCATGCTGGTCAACTCAGAAGGTATTGAGGGAATCACTTTTTCGGACCCAGTAGCAATGACCAACCGTGTAGCAGATCAGCTCGTGGAAAGCGGCGAGGCTGATGTTGTGGTTGCGCTTTTCCATGAAGGAATTTCCGGCACTGAGCAATGGTCTGAAAATATTGACGCTATTTTTGCTGGACACACCCACCAAGTGCGAAATCTGGGTACCGATCAAGGGCCACTGATTATGCAGGCGGGTAATTACGGACATGCACTTGCTGACGTCGACTTCAGCTACAACCGTTCCACTGATGAACTCATTGTGAACGATGCTCGCATACTCGGCGTAGAAGAGATCAACGCATGTGGAACCCCTGATTCAGCAATCTCGAAGATTGTCGCTCAGGCTGAAATTGATGCGGGTGAAGCAGGTAAAGAAGTTGTTGCCACCATTGAAGATGATTTCCTTCGTGCACTCGACGAAGGGGCAGAATCTGGATCCAATTATGGTGCAGAATCTCAGTTGGTCAACATGATTGCAAACGCTGTGCGCTGGTCCATGACAACAAATACTGCAACCACCGCAGATATTGGACTAATGAATGCTGGTGGCTTGCGTGCGGACTTGTTCGCCGGCGAGGTTACATATGCGGAGGCTTTTGAAATTCAACCATTTGCTGGTGAAGATTCCTTTGTCACATTGAAAGGCGCTGATTTTAAAGACGTCTTAGAACAGCAATGGAAAGAAAATTCTGCACGACCAGTAGCTGCCCTGGGCGTATCTGACAACGTTTCCTACACCTATGACATCAATCGCCCCATTGGTGATCGCATTACCTCCGTATCTATCGATGGTGCACCACTAGATCCAGCGCGTGACTATGTCGTTGCTGCATCTGTTTACCTCTTGTCTGGCAATGAGGGAATGGAAGCCCTCACTCGAGGCACTGCTCCTGCACAGACCGGTATCGTGGATGTGCAATCCACCATCGGTTACCTTGCTAACAATTATGTCGTGCCACGTTATGGTCAAGCTCAGATTTCCGTCACTCCATCCAGTGAATTTAACGCTGGCGAAACCATCACTCTTGACCTGGCCGGTCTCCGCTACACCCAAAGCGATACTGCCACGGAAGTTACCGTCAGCCTTGGCGATGTCATTGTGTCCGCTCCAATTGAACCAACACTTGGGGCTGCCGGCTTTGGTGAAGCTGGTACCGCAACAGTGAATGTTGAGATTCCAGCAGACCTTTCCGGTGCTCAAGAGCTAGTAATAACTACAGATGCTGGAACCCATATTTCCATGCCAGTCAGTGTTGTGGGTGCGCAGCAGCCACAGCCACAACCTCAGCCTGCAGGTTCTTCAATCCTTGGAACCGGCTTACTTAGCGGAATTCTAGGAATTTTTGCTGGCATCTTTGGTGCGATTGGTGTTGTTAACTGGATTGATCCAACTTTCATCCAGCACATCCAACAGCGATTCTTTGCTTAA
- a CDS encoding TetR family transcriptional regulator, whose product MRGLSPDSLLAIADEVCETHAVVVRDFAALAAAAATSTASFHGVRVFGSSEAMAEKVSEIIRVLKPLSGRNETFAAVTQRVLLEINK is encoded by the coding sequence ATGAGAGGCTTAAGCCCCGATAGCCTCCTAGCTATCGCCGATGAAGTGTGTGAGACACATGCTGTTGTGGTGCGAGATTTCGCAGCCCTAGCAGCTGCGGCAGCCACCAGTACGGCAAGTTTCCACGGTGTGCGCGTTTTTGGATCCAGCGAGGCAATGGCCGAGAAGGTCTCTGAGATAATCCGAGTTTTAAAACCACTGAGTGGAAGGAATGAAACCTTTGCTGCAGTAACCCAACGAGTCCTTTTGGAAATCAATAAATAG
- a CDS encoding alpha/beta fold hydrolase, producing the protein MSVTEPTTTAHVPLPDGSSTPVQIWASDNNDATLVMIWPGFGMGGYYYRPIAAALNKAGFHVAIGELRGQGQSSAQASRSSQWGYHDLASVDFPTQIIAAKTALELPQDHPMRFLSHSMGGQISCLFAARPEARTYNLQSIFGVGAGSPWRPAFSPKMGKRLGLGAVLLGGIGGHVVGYWPGKILGKDMVGYGRQSGTHMREWRKFHKHNSLTDLNGQDIDYVEAMKQVSIPVTFSRCPDDEDCPQASSEALASFIPSAQTKITEIPESLGHNRWAREPESTVKLFLEQEL; encoded by the coding sequence GTGTCTGTTACTGAACCCACCACCACAGCCCATGTTCCACTTCCTGATGGATCATCAACCCCAGTCCAGATTTGGGCATCGGATAATAACGATGCCACTTTAGTGATGATCTGGCCGGGCTTTGGCATGGGTGGATATTATTATCGCCCGATTGCCGCAGCACTGAATAAAGCAGGATTCCATGTGGCAATTGGTGAGCTTCGCGGTCAGGGGCAAAGCTCTGCGCAGGCATCTCGCAGTAGTCAATGGGGTTACCATGACCTCGCATCAGTAGATTTTCCGACGCAGATCATAGCTGCAAAAACTGCACTTGAACTGCCTCAAGACCATCCCATGAGGTTTTTATCGCATTCGATGGGAGGGCAAATTTCTTGTCTTTTTGCAGCTCGACCAGAGGCTCGAACATACAATTTGCAGAGCATTTTTGGTGTGGGTGCAGGTTCTCCTTGGCGGCCTGCGTTTAGCCCAAAGATGGGGAAGCGCTTAGGTCTAGGAGCTGTGCTGCTGGGCGGAATCGGTGGCCATGTCGTGGGGTATTGGCCAGGAAAGATTCTCGGAAAAGATATGGTTGGTTATGGACGCCAATCGGGCACCCATATGCGGGAATGGCGAAAATTTCATAAGCACAATTCTTTGACTGATCTCAATGGTCAAGACATTGACTATGTGGAAGCAATGAAACAAGTGAGCATTCCCGTCACGTTTAGCCGTTGCCCTGATGATGAGGATTGTCCGCAGGCCTCAAGTGAGGCACTTGCAAGTTTTATCCCCTCGGCGCAGACCAAAATTACAGAAATCCCTGAATCGCTCGGGCATAATCGGTGGGCGCGTGAGCCGGAATCAACAGTAAAACTATTCCTTGAACAGGAACTTTAG
- a CDS encoding CopG family transcriptional regulator, translated as MAMTLRLNDAQDRALTLLARSQGCSKQEAATRAIIAAASRTLDDAEIAGLARAMLHEYAGVEKRIRQAR; from the coding sequence ATGGCAATGACTTTAAGGCTTAACGACGCCCAAGACCGCGCTCTCACCCTGCTCGCCAGGTCCCAGGGCTGCAGCAAACAAGAAGCCGCCACGCGCGCCATCATTGCAGCCGCAAGCAGAACGCTTGACGACGCCGAGATCGCAGGCCTCGCCCGGGCCATGCTGCACGAGTATGCGGGCGTCGAAAAGCGAATTAGGCAAGCACGATGA
- the gyrA gene encoding DNA gyrase subunit A, which yields MSDENTGQFDRVNPIDINEEMQSSYIDYAMSVIVGRALPEVRDGLKPVHRRVLYAMFDNGYRPDRSYVKSAKPVADTMGNFHPHGDTAIYDTLVRMAQPWSMRYPLVDGQGNFGSRGNDGPAAMRYTECRMTPLAMEMVRDIRENTVNFSPNYDGKTLEPDVMPSRVPNLLMNGSGGIAVGMATNIPPHNLNELADAIFWLLEHPDAEEAEALEACMSFVKGPDFPTAGLIIGDKGIHDAYTTGRGSIRMRGVTSIEEEGNRTIIVITELPYQVNPDNLVSNIAEQVRDGKLVGISKIDDESSDRVGMRIVVTLKRDAVARVVLNNLFKHSQLQTNFGANMLSIVDGVPRTLRLDQMLRYYTAHQIEVIVRRTQYRLDKAEERAHLLRGLVKALDMLDEVIALIRRSPTPDEARTGLMSLLDVDEAQADAILAMQLRRLAALERQKIIDELAEIEVEIADLKDILASPDRQRTIVRDELTEIVDKYGDERRSQIIAATGDVSEEDLIARENVVITITSTGYAKRTKVDAYKSQKRGGKGVRGAELKQDDIVRHFFVSSTHDWILFFTNYGRVYRLKAYELPETSRTARGQHVANLLEFQPGEQIAQVIQLESYNDAPYLVLATAHGRVKKSRLLDYESARSGGLIAINLNEDDRLIGAALCGEEDDLLLVSEFGQSIRFTADDEQLRPMGRATAGVKGMRFRDNDQLLSMSVVRDGEFLLVATSGGYGKRTPLEDYSTQGRGGLGVVTFKYTPKRGRLVSAISVEEDDEIFAITSAGGVVRTEVKQIRPSSRATMGVRLVNLEEGVELLAIDKNVEDQGEASAEAVAKGAVEGPANKASEATNAEENGEE from the coding sequence GTGAGCGACGAGAATACCGGACAATTTGACCGCGTTAATCCTATTGATATCAATGAGGAAATGCAGTCGAGCTACATCGACTATGCGATGTCAGTCATCGTCGGCCGCGCCCTCCCAGAGGTGCGCGATGGCCTGAAGCCTGTCCACCGCCGCGTTTTGTACGCGATGTTTGACAATGGCTACCGCCCCGACCGCAGCTACGTGAAGTCTGCAAAACCAGTTGCAGACACCATGGGTAATTTCCACCCACACGGCGATACCGCCATTTATGACACATTGGTCCGCATGGCTCAGCCATGGTCCATGCGTTATCCGCTAGTCGACGGCCAGGGTAACTTCGGTTCCCGTGGCAATGACGGCCCTGCAGCAATGCGTTACACCGAGTGCCGCATGACTCCACTGGCCATGGAGATGGTGCGCGATATCCGCGAAAACACCGTCAACTTCTCGCCGAACTACGACGGCAAGACCCTCGAGCCTGATGTCATGCCTTCCCGCGTGCCAAACCTGTTGATGAACGGCTCCGGCGGCATTGCAGTCGGCATGGCCACCAATATCCCTCCGCACAACCTCAACGAGCTTGCTGACGCCATCTTCTGGCTTCTGGAACACCCAGATGCTGAAGAGGCTGAGGCGCTCGAAGCGTGCATGAGCTTTGTGAAGGGACCAGACTTCCCAACTGCTGGTCTCATCATCGGCGACAAGGGCATCCACGATGCCTACACCACCGGACGCGGCTCCATCCGCATGCGCGGCGTCACCTCCATTGAGGAGGAAGGCAACCGCACCATCATCGTTATCACTGAGCTGCCATATCAGGTTAACCCAGATAACTTGGTGTCCAATATTGCTGAGCAGGTCCGCGACGGCAAGCTCGTTGGCATCTCCAAGATTGATGATGAATCCTCCGACCGCGTTGGTATGCGCATTGTTGTCACCCTGAAGCGTGACGCAGTTGCTCGCGTGGTGCTGAACAACCTGTTCAAGCATTCCCAGCTGCAAACCAACTTTGGTGCGAATATGCTCTCCATCGTTGATGGCGTGCCACGTACCCTTCGCCTGGATCAGATGCTGCGCTACTACACGGCTCACCAGATCGAAGTTATTGTCCGCCGTACCCAGTACCGTTTGGACAAGGCAGAAGAGCGTGCGCACCTCCTCCGCGGCCTAGTTAAGGCCTTGGACATGCTCGATGAGGTCATTGCCCTTATTCGTCGCAGCCCAACTCCAGATGAAGCCCGCACCGGCCTGATGTCACTTCTCGACGTCGATGAAGCTCAGGCTGACGCAATCCTGGCAATGCAGCTGCGTCGCCTGGCTGCGCTGGAACGTCAAAAGATCATTGATGAACTTGCAGAAATCGAAGTTGAAATCGCAGATCTGAAGGATATTCTGGCAAGCCCAGATCGTCAGCGCACCATCGTTCGTGATGAGCTCACTGAGATTGTGGACAAGTATGGCGATGAGCGTCGTTCACAGATCATTGCCGCTACCGGCGATGTTTCTGAAGAAGACCTCATTGCTCGTGAAAATGTTGTCATCACCATCACCTCTACCGGTTACGCCAAGCGCACCAAGGTGGATGCATACAAATCACAAAAGCGTGGTGGCAAGGGTGTTCGTGGTGCAGAGCTCAAGCAGGACGATATCGTTCGTCACTTCTTCGTCAGCTCCACCCATGACTGGATCCTGTTCTTCACCAACTATGGTCGCGTTTACCGACTCAAGGCATATGAGCTTCCAGAGACATCCCGCACTGCACGTGGCCAACACGTAGCTAACCTGTTGGAATTCCAGCCTGGCGAACAAATCGCCCAGGTCATCCAGCTGGAAAGCTACAATGATGCACCATACTTGGTGCTCGCAACCGCTCATGGTCGTGTGAAGAAGTCTCGTCTGCTGGATTATGAATCAGCACGTTCCGGTGGCCTCATCGCGATTAACCTGAACGAAGACGATCGCCTCATCGGTGCCGCACTGTGTGGCGAAGAAGACGATCTACTGTTGGTCTCTGAATTCGGACAATCCATCCGCTTTACTGCTGATGATGAGCAGCTTCGCCCCATGGGCCGTGCAACCGCCGGTGTTAAGGGTATGCGCTTCCGCGACAACGACCAGCTGCTGTCCATGTCAGTGGTCCGTGATGGCGAATTCCTCCTCGTGGCGACCTCTGGTGGCTACGGCAAGCGCACCCCACTTGAGGATTACTCCACCCAGGGCCGTGGCGGTCTTGGCGTGGTGACCTTCAAGTACACCCCGAAGCGTGGACGCCTCGTGAGCGCCATCTCCGTTGAGGAGGATGACGAGATCTTCGCCATCACCTCTGCTGGTGGCGTTGTCCGCACCGAAGTGAAGCAGATCCGCCCATCATCTCGCGCGACAATGGGCGTTCGTTTGGTCAACTTGGAAGAAGGCGTGGAATTGCTCGCCATCGACAAGAATGTTGAAGACCAAGGCGAAGCATCTGCAGAAGCAGTGGCAAAGGGTGCAGTCGAAGGCCCAGCAAACAAGGCATCTGAAGCAACCAACGCCGAAGAAAACGGCGAGGAGTAA
- a CDS encoding 2-keto-3-deoxygluconate permease, producing the protein MLDSAFRAIGRIPGALMVVPLFLGAIVNTFAPDILDIGSFTTALFRDGTAVLIGLFFLAVGSQISLKTAAPSLEKGAVLLVAKFGIAAAVGLSVAFFAPGGVLWGLLPLAIIAAMSNSNGSLYSALMQQFGSKTDKGAISVLSINDGPFLTMIALGVAGFAQFPLDALLAAIFPMILGFVLGNLSPLARNFLAPGQSLIIPFVAFAIGASIDFSVLLASGMVGILLGLMTVILSGGAAIGAVYLWHMVRKTPRPARNVVSGVAESAVAGNAIATPAALAAIDPSFAAIQGEATAQIATAVVVTAFIAPFLVAFVSRLQTKRGITAEAEDAYFDAKGSSQVLLDTSDSTGQPVSPVLLENEHKLSTTDSLR; encoded by the coding sequence ATGTTGGATTCAGCTTTCCGCGCTATCGGCCGGATTCCGGGCGCACTAATGGTGGTGCCCCTCTTCCTAGGTGCGATCGTTAATACCTTCGCCCCAGATATTCTCGATATCGGCAGCTTCACCACAGCACTGTTCCGCGATGGAACTGCCGTCCTGATTGGGCTTTTCTTTCTTGCAGTGGGGTCACAGATTAGCTTGAAGACCGCAGCTCCCTCCCTCGAAAAGGGAGCGGTGCTTCTTGTTGCTAAGTTCGGAATTGCGGCTGCTGTTGGCCTGTCCGTAGCATTCTTTGCTCCAGGGGGAGTGCTGTGGGGATTATTACCACTGGCAATTATCGCGGCGATGTCCAACTCGAATGGTTCCCTCTACAGTGCTTTGATGCAGCAGTTTGGTTCAAAGACCGATAAAGGCGCTATTTCGGTATTGTCCATCAATGATGGCCCCTTCCTCACAATGATTGCCTTGGGTGTAGCGGGATTTGCCCAATTCCCACTGGATGCCCTACTTGCCGCAATTTTCCCTATGATCCTGGGATTTGTGCTCGGCAACTTGTCGCCTTTAGCACGTAATTTCCTGGCTCCCGGCCAGAGTTTGATCATCCCGTTTGTTGCGTTCGCCATCGGCGCAAGCATCGATTTCAGTGTCTTGCTTGCCTCCGGCATGGTCGGCATCCTGCTCGGCCTAATGACGGTTATTCTCTCCGGCGGAGCTGCGATCGGAGCTGTGTACCTATGGCACATGGTCCGCAAGACTCCTCGCCCTGCACGAAACGTCGTGTCCGGTGTCGCTGAAAGTGCTGTGGCTGGAAATGCGATCGCCACCCCAGCAGCTCTGGCTGCGATTGATCCTTCCTTTGCTGCTATTCAAGGTGAAGCTACTGCGCAGATTGCTACTGCAGTGGTAGTGACTGCTTTCATTGCTCCTTTCCTCGTTGCCTTTGTCTCCCGCTTGCAGACTAAGCGCGGAATCACTGCGGAGGCTGAAGATGCTTACTTTGACGCCAAGGGAAGCTCTCAAGTCTTGCTAGATACCTCTGACAGCACTGGTCAGCCTGTTTCTCCTGTACTGCTGGAAAACGAACATAAGCTATCAACAACAGATAGTCTCCGATAG